The Spirochaetota bacterium genome segment ATGAGGTTATATCAGCTAAGGGATATAACAACTTTACGCTGGATGATATTGCAAAGAATGCAGGCCTGTCAAAAGGCGGTGTATTGCACTACTTTAAATCAAAAGAGGACATACTTATTTATTTACTGGAACAGATTTATATAATAATTAAAAAGAATATTAATAAACGCGCAGCAAAATACCGCACACCCGAACGGCGTATGCGCGCTATTGTTATTGCCTTTATAGTTACTGCAAAACGTCACCCTGCGTTTTATACGGTTTTAGTTGATTTTTGGGCTCAGATTCCTATAAATGACAGAGTGAAGCATATAAATACCGAAATTTACCGTCAACTGTGCGATGAAGTAGTTAAAGTTATTGAGGATGGAATTAATCAGGGAGTATTTATTCCCGTTGATGCAAAGCAGGCTGCTCATGCAATTGTAGCAATGGTGATGAATGTTGCTATTCAGTGGACATTCAATCAAGACCTATATAATATTGACCATCTGGCAAAAACATGTATGAAGATGATAATGGCGTTTCTTGAAGCAAAAACTAAATAAGCGGTATAATTATTCGTGCAATGGTTTTTGTTTTAAAGTCAGTATAAAGTGTGAAATTAGTATACGGTATTCCTACGCTTTTTAAAAGAACTACTACCATAGAAAGTCCCAATCCCATCCCTTCAGCTGCTGGGTCCGGGTTTTCCAGATAAAAATCTGCAATGCTGTCGTAATGCGAGGAGCGTTCAATTCTTTCGCGCATGCGTTCAAGTTCTTTTTTAGACACTGGCAAGTTGTTTATAACTTCTATTGTGAGTCGTGTTGGTTGCGGTTTAAAATATATTCTGGTGGACAAACCGTATTGCTTTGCTTTTATTCCATAGATAAGAAGCGATTCCTCGTTCAGTATGTTTCTGACCTTGGTTACAACTTCCAAAATATCATCAGGATTCTTTATTTCTCCTTCCTCAATGAGAATATACTTTGCATTAGCTTTTATGGCATTGGCTATAAGTTCTTTGATTGACGAATAGATGGGAGTGTAAAGTTCGGATTTATTATGACGTTCAAGTATTTTACTGAGTGTGTATTGAATGTTTTTCTCGGTTTCATCAAGGATTGAGTAGCTGACAAACACAACTTCCTGGTTTTTATTGATTGCAGATAGAATCTCGTGTAATATGTCATGCGATGTTGTTGGCGCCATAGATTAAAATGTCACTATTTCATTGATTTTACATATACTATCGGTATAATACTATTATTGCAAGAATTTTTTAATTGCAACAGTATTGACTTTTTTATATAGTGTACTACACAATGCTTCTTTAAAATGACATATTGAGGTTATCTATGCTTGATATACTTTTTCCGTCAATTCCATCTATAATCAGTATAACTATTTTGAGCTTAGCGTGTGGTATTTTGCTATCACTTGCTAAGGTTTTGTTGAAGGTTGAAAAGGATCCCCGTATAGAAAAGGTTGTTGAAGCGTTACCAGGAGCCAATTGTGGTGCATGCGGTTTTCCAGGGTGTGCAGGATATGCCACACATATCGTTGAGCAGGGTGTGGCTATTAACTTGTGTCCTGTGGGCGGACCTGACAGTGTGAAAAAAATATCGCAGATAATGGGCATAGAAGCTGAAGCTGGAGTGAGGCGAATTGCACGGGTCCACTGTCAGGGTGGGGTTAATGAAACCAAGATACGCTTTATGTATGATGGACCTCACAGTTGTAGGGCTGCACAGCTTGTCATGGGCGGATTTAAAGTGTGTGAATACGGTTGCTTGGGATTGGGTGATTGTGTGCGTGCATGCCCATTTGACGCTATTCATCTGGACGATAGGGGGCTGCCATTAGTTGATGCAGCAAAATGTACAGGGTGCGGAAACTGTGTGGAGGCATGTCCACGCAATATAATAAGCCTTCTGGATGAAAATGTTGATGTATATGTCATGTGCCGCAACAAACAGAAAGCGCCTGTTATGAAATTAGGGTGCAGTGTTGGCTGTACTGCATGCAGGCGGTGTGAAAAGGCGTGCCGCGAAGAAGTCTTTAAAGATAATCCTGATATTGATACTGCCATTAAAATTGAAAACTTTTTAGCTGTCATTGATTATGACTTATGCATTAATTGTGGGCGGTGTGCTGAGGTGTGCCCACAGAAAGTGATTGACTTCAAAAAAGTTATGGTAATAAAGCGTGAAACCAATTGACCAGATGAATGGAGCCGAAAGGGCTGCAGCACTTTTAGTGGCACTTGGCCCTGAAGTTGCTTCAGAAATAATGAAATTCCTTGACGAGGAAAGTGTCAATAAATTAGCTGCAGAGATTGCAAAGATAGATGTCCTTTCACCTGAAGAAAAGGAAGAGCTTATTGGGCAGTTTTTGCTGGAACTTAAAAAAACACGTGGGGTGGCGTTTGGCGGGCATAATGTTGCAAAAGAAATTTTATATGCGGCGTTTGGTGAAGCTAAAGCTAAAGACATTTTAAAACGGCTTACTCACAAAGATCTGGAAAAAGGGTTTGGATTTTTAAACGATATTGATGCGGAGTTAATTGTTACATTTTTGCAAAATGAGCACCCACAAACTATAGCAGTTACGCTTGCCTATATACCTGCAGCAAAAGCAGCTGAGGTCATAAAACTACTTCCCAAAGATACTGCCAAGGAAGTCACGCTTCGCATGGCAAAGATGGAACGCACATCACCTGACGCGGTGCTTGAAATTTCACGTGTGTTGCGCAAAAAATATGATGAGTACCGCTATCAAGGACAGTCAAGCTCTAAAGCGGGCGGTCTTAATGCACTCATTGACATCATGGCACATCTAAGTGGCGACCAGGAGAAGCAACTCATTGATTATTTTGAAACAACCATGCCACAGATTGCCGATGAAATAAAGGCCCGCATCTTTACCTTTGAAAATGTTCTTAACCTCACCAACACTGAAATGCGCATTCTTGTTGATGAAATTAATAATGACTACATGATTGCAAAAGCACTGAAAGGTGCCGGTGATGAAATCCGATTCAAATTTTTCCGCAATATGAGCAAAAACCGCGCAACTGATATCATGCACGAGATGGAAGCCATGGGCCCTGTGCGCTTGTCCGAGATTCAGGAAGCACGGGACAATATTGTCAGGATTATGCGTCAGTTACATGACAATGGCATCATCAGCCTCAGAAAAGAAAAAGAGAAGTATATTGAATAAAAAAGAAATCCTTTCACTTTTAGAGCATGCAGGCCTTGCACCCAACAAGGTATACGGGCAGCATTTTTTAATAATGGAAAAATATATTGAGGCGATAGTTACTGCAATCAGCCCACAGCCCAACGACATCATACTGGAAATTGGTCCGGGGCCAGGTATTCTCACTGAACCGATAAGCAGCCTTGTAAAAAAGCTTATCTGTGTTGAGATAGATGCAGGTTTTGTCCGCGTGTTGAAAGAAAGATTTACAGATATGCATATAACTATTGTACATGACGATTTTCTTAAATTACCTGCAATTGGAGAGTGTACTAAAGTGGTAGGCAATCTTCCTTACAATGTAGCATCGCAGATTATATTTAAAGTGGCAAAATACTATACAGTTCCACACTGTTTTTTCCTTATACAGAAAGAGATGGCAGAGCGACTGATTGCAAAACCTAAAAGTAAAAATTATTCCGCTTTTACCGTTGGTGTGCAGCTTTATTTTAAAGTACAAAGGCTTTTTGATGTGCCACCCAATGCATTTTATCCACCACCCAAGGTTCATTCAACGTTTGTACAACTGACACGAAAAAAAGAATTGCCCCTGACACAAAGCCAGATAACATTATTTGAACAGCTTGTTGAAAGTGCATTCTGGGCACGCCGCAAAATGCTAAAAACTGCACTAAAACGCTCACCCTATATTACATTTGATGAGTTGTATATTGCGCAGGCATTTGAAGTGCTTGGCTTTGACACAAAAGTCCGCGGAGAGGAGCTTTCACTTGACGATTTTATAGCACTGACAAAATACTGCCACCATCATCAACACTTGAAGGATCAGTAAATGGCAATTGATAAAGAAAAAATATTCAAGCTTGTTGCACAGGTTGCAAAACCTGCACGCTATGTGGGCGGTGAATGGAATGCAACAATTAAGCCTGATGCATCAGTAAGGATTGGGTTGTGTTTTCCAGATTTGTATGAGGTGGGAATGTCCAACAATGGAATTCATATTTTATACAGTGCAGTTAATGCCATTCCTAATGTAGCCTGTGAACGCGTGTTTGCAGTAGAACGTGACTTTGAAAAAGTTTTGCGGCAGTCGCATACACCATTATATACGCTTGAAACCTATACCCCGCTCAATGAGCTTGACATGCTTGGTTTCAATGCAGCCTGTGAGCTTTTGTATACAAACATATTGCAGGTTCTTGATTTAGGCAACATTCCATTTTTTGCAAAAGACAGGGGCGATAGTTACCCATTAATAATCATTGGTGGCGAGGGAGCAAGCAACCCTGCGCCACTTTTGGCATTTGCTGATGCAGTCTTTGCCGGTGATGGTGAAGAAGCAATAATTGAGATTGTTAAGATACTCATTGAGAAAAAAACAAAACGCTTACCTAAAGATCAGGTGCTGACAAAATTAGCCACTATTGAAGGTGTACTGTGCAGCCGTGATGTTACGTTTACATATAATGGGGGTGAATTGATAGCTATTAAGGCACCAGAAGTGTATAAAAGAAATGTACGTAAATTTAACGCTTATCAGGCAACTTGTCCAGTGGTGCCTTCCATACGAGGTGTACAGGATAGAGTTTCTATCCAGCTTGATAGAGGATGTAAAAATTTATGTAAATTCTGTCATGCGGGCTACTGGGAACTTCCTTACCGCAAA includes the following:
- a CDS encoding TetR/AcrR family transcriptional regulator produces the protein MPRLKPEARAEKEEQRKTQIIKAAYEVISAKGYNNFTLDDIAKNAGLSKGGVLHYFKSKEDILIYLLEQIYIIIKKNINKRAAKYRTPERRMRAIVIAFIVTAKRHPAFYTVLVDFWAQIPINDRVKHINTEIYRQLCDEVVKVIEDGINQGVFIPVDAKQAAHAIVAMVMNVAIQWTFNQDLYNIDHLAKTCMKMIMAFLEAKTK
- a CDS encoding RnfABCDGE type electron transport complex subunit B; this translates as MLDILFPSIPSIISITILSLACGILLSLAKVLLKVEKDPRIEKVVEALPGANCGACGFPGCAGYATHIVEQGVAINLCPVGGPDSVKKISQIMGIEAEAGVRRIARVHCQGGVNETKIRFMYDGPHSCRAAQLVMGGFKVCEYGCLGLGDCVRACPFDAIHLDDRGLPLVDAAKCTGCGNCVEACPRNIISLLDENVDVYVMCRNKQKAPVMKLGCSVGCTACRRCEKACREEVFKDNPDIDTAIKIENFLAVIDYDLCINCGRCAEVCPQKVIDFKKVMVIKRETN
- the fliG gene encoding flagellar motor switch protein FliG, translating into MKPIDQMNGAERAAALLVALGPEVASEIMKFLDEESVNKLAAEIAKIDVLSPEEKEELIGQFLLELKKTRGVAFGGHNVAKEILYAAFGEAKAKDILKRLTHKDLEKGFGFLNDIDAELIVTFLQNEHPQTIAVTLAYIPAAKAAEVIKLLPKDTAKEVTLRMAKMERTSPDAVLEISRVLRKKYDEYRYQGQSSSKAGGLNALIDIMAHLSGDQEKQLIDYFETTMPQIADEIKARIFTFENVLNLTNTEMRILVDEINNDYMIAKALKGAGDEIRFKFFRNMSKNRATDIMHEMEAMGPVRLSEIQEARDNIVRIMRQLHDNGIISLRKEKEKYIE
- the rsmA gene encoding 16S rRNA (adenine(1518)-N(6)/adenine(1519)-N(6))-dimethyltransferase RsmA; the protein is MNKKEILSLLEHAGLAPNKVYGQHFLIMEKYIEAIVTAISPQPNDIILEIGPGPGILTEPISSLVKKLICVEIDAGFVRVLKERFTDMHITIVHDDFLKLPAIGECTKVVGNLPYNVASQIIFKVAKYYTVPHCFFLIQKEMAERLIAKPKSKNYSAFTVGVQLYFKVQRLFDVPPNAFYPPPKVHSTFVQLTRKKELPLTQSQITLFEQLVESAFWARRKMLKTALKRSPYITFDELYIAQAFEVLGFDTKVRGEELSLDDFIALTKYCHHHQHLKDQ